The following are from one region of the Pectobacterium actinidiae genome:
- a CDS encoding sulfite exporter TauE/SafE family protein — MDWLVLGPEMLAVLFFVGALAGFIDSIAGGGGLLTIPALLAAGLSPAQALATNKLQAVGGSFSASLYFIRRRAVNLGEQKLAIALTFVGSTFGAWLIQQINADFLRQLLPVLIIGIGLYFLLTPKIGDEDRQRRLSPLPFAMVAGGCVGFYDGFFGPGAGSFYALAFVTLYGFNLAKATANAKILNFTSNFGGLLFFMLSGKVVWVVGGAMLIGQILGARLGAKMVMTKGQKLIRPMLVLVSAIMSGKLIYDSHGHDIAVWLGQFL, encoded by the coding sequence ATGGACTGGTTAGTGCTTGGGCCAGAAATGCTGGCCGTGCTGTTTTTTGTCGGAGCGTTGGCAGGCTTTATTGATTCGATTGCGGGTGGTGGTGGTTTATTGACTATTCCTGCCTTACTGGCCGCGGGGTTATCCCCGGCGCAGGCGCTGGCAACGAATAAACTTCAAGCCGTCGGCGGATCCTTTTCTGCCAGCCTGTATTTCATCCGCCGCCGTGCGGTCAATCTGGGCGAGCAGAAACTGGCGATTGCGCTGACGTTTGTCGGCTCGACTTTTGGTGCCTGGCTGATCCAGCAGATCAATGCTGATTTTCTACGCCAACTGCTGCCAGTGCTGATTATTGGCATCGGGCTCTACTTTTTATTAACGCCCAAAATCGGTGATGAAGATCGGCAGCGTCGGCTGTCGCCGTTGCCGTTTGCGATGGTGGCAGGTGGCTGCGTCGGTTTTTATGACGGCTTTTTCGGCCCCGGTGCCGGATCGTTTTACGCGCTGGCCTTTGTCACCCTGTATGGCTTTAATCTGGCCAAAGCGACGGCGAATGCCAAGATCCTAAACTTTACCTCTAACTTCGGTGGGCTGTTGTTTTTTATGCTCAGCGGAAAAGTGGTCTGGGTGGTCGGGGGCGCGATGTTGATTGGTCAGATCCTCGGAGCGCGGCTTGGAGCCAAAATGGTGATGACGAAAGGGCAAAAGCTGATTCGTCCTATGCTGGTGCTGGTTTCCGCCATCATGAGCGGCAAGCTGATTTATGACAGCCACGGGCACGATATTGCCGTCTGGCTGGGGCAGTTTTTATGA
- the mepA gene encoding penicillin-insensitive murein endopeptidase: MKQGLVGVLALVLSAPLLSNVAWAKTPWQEITHPVAGTPQSIGSFSNGCIIGAQPLPLQSLDYQVMRVDQRRYFGHPDLLAFIHRLSNEVKRRTSGNVLVGDMGMPVGGRFSSGHASHQSGLDVDIWLQLPRQRWSEQQLLKPQPIDLVNASGLNVNPRVWRPEITTLIKTAALDSDVTRIFVNPAIKKQLCIEAGHDRDWLRKVRPWFAHRAHMHVRLRCPADSLECKDQDEPPVGDGCGAELTSWFQPKQPSTEAPEKTTPPLPPSCQALLDRHFVAK, encoded by the coding sequence ATGAAACAAGGGTTAGTCGGGGTTCTCGCGCTGGTACTGAGCGCGCCACTGCTGTCGAACGTTGCATGGGCGAAAACGCCCTGGCAGGAGATAACGCATCCGGTTGCGGGTACGCCGCAGTCAATTGGTAGTTTTTCCAATGGCTGTATCATCGGTGCCCAGCCGCTGCCGTTGCAGTCGCTGGATTATCAGGTGATGCGCGTCGATCAGCGCCGCTATTTCGGTCACCCCGATCTGCTGGCGTTTATTCACCGCCTGAGCAACGAGGTCAAGCGCAGGACCTCCGGTAATGTGCTGGTAGGGGATATGGGAATGCCGGTCGGTGGACGCTTCAGCAGCGGTCACGCCAGTCACCAATCCGGTCTGGATGTCGATATCTGGCTGCAATTGCCCAGACAGCGCTGGAGCGAGCAGCAGTTGCTGAAACCGCAGCCTATCGATTTGGTTAATGCCAGCGGACTGAACGTTAACCCACGCGTCTGGCGACCGGAAATCACCACCCTGATCAAAACCGCTGCGCTGGATAGCGACGTGACGCGCATCTTCGTCAATCCGGCGATTAAAAAACAGCTGTGTATTGAAGCGGGTCACGATCGTGACTGGTTGCGCAAAGTTCGCCCTTGGTTTGCGCATCGCGCGCATATGCATGTTCGCCTGCGTTGCCCGGCGGACAGCCTAGAGTGTAAGGATCAGGACGAACCACCTGTCGGTGACGGATGCGGTGCCGAGTTAACCAGCTGGTTCCAACCAAAGCAGCCGAGTACCGAAGCACCGGAAAAAACCACGCCGCCGTTGCCTCCGTCTTGTCAGGCTCTGCTCGACAGACATTTTGTCGCGAAATAA
- the aroC gene encoding chorismate synthase → MAGNSIGQFFRVTTFGESHGIALGCIVDGVPPGIPLTEADLQHDLDRRRPGTSRYTTQRREPDQVKILSGVFEGVTTGTSIGLLIENTDQRSQDYGAIKDVFRPGHADYTYEQKYGLRDYRGGGRSSARETAMRVAAGAIAKKYLQQQHGVKVRGYLSQIGDVTCELKDWEQVEQNPFFCPDIDKLEALDELMRALKKEGDSIGAKVSVVAESVPVGLGEPVFDRLDADLAHALMSINAVKGVEIGDGFAVVTKRGSENRDELTPDGFQSNHAGGILGGISSGQPIVAHLALKPTSSIMVPGKTINRLGEATEMVTRGRHDPCVGIRAVPIAEAMMAIVLMDHLLRQRAQCGDVNSQVPRW, encoded by the coding sequence ATGGCAGGCAACAGTATTGGGCAATTTTTCCGCGTCACTACATTTGGTGAATCCCACGGTATTGCGCTGGGATGTATTGTTGACGGCGTACCGCCGGGGATCCCGCTAACGGAAGCGGATCTGCAACACGATTTGGATCGTCGCCGTCCGGGAACATCCCGCTATACGACGCAGCGCCGCGAACCCGATCAGGTCAAGATTCTGTCCGGTGTTTTTGAGGGCGTGACAACAGGGACCAGCATTGGCCTGTTGATTGAAAACACCGATCAGCGTTCTCAGGATTATGGTGCGATTAAAGATGTCTTCCGCCCCGGTCACGCCGATTACACCTATGAGCAAAAATACGGCCTGCGCGATTACCGTGGTGGTGGCCGCTCTTCCGCGCGTGAAACTGCGATGCGTGTTGCCGCGGGTGCCATTGCGAAGAAATATCTGCAACAGCAACATGGTGTGAAAGTTCGTGGCTATTTGTCGCAGATTGGCGATGTCACCTGCGAGCTAAAAGATTGGGAACAGGTTGAGCAAAACCCGTTCTTCTGCCCAGATATCGACAAGCTGGAAGCCTTGGATGAACTGATGCGTGCGCTGAAAAAAGAAGGCGACTCCATTGGCGCGAAGGTCAGCGTCGTGGCGGAATCGGTGCCTGTCGGATTAGGCGAACCGGTCTTTGATCGTCTGGATGCCGACTTGGCTCACGCACTGATGAGCATCAACGCCGTGAAAGGCGTCGAAATTGGCGATGGCTTTGCGGTTGTCACCAAGCGTGGCAGCGAAAACCGTGATGAACTCACACCGGACGGTTTCCAGAGCAATCACGCTGGCGGCATTTTAGGTGGGATCAGCAGCGGTCAGCCTATCGTCGCGCACTTGGCGTTGAAGCCGACCTCCAGCATTATGGTGCCGGGAAAAACGATCAACCGTCTGGGCGAAGCGACTGAAATGGTCACGCGCGGGCGTCACGATCCCTGTGTGGGGATTCGTGCGGTGCCGATTGCCGAAGCTATGATGGCGATTGTGTTAATGGATCACCTGCTGCGCCAACGTGCACAGTGTGGGGATGTGAACAGTCAGGTTCCTCGCTGGTAA
- the prmB gene encoding 50S ribosomal protein L3 N(5)-glutamine methyltransferase — MDKIFVDEAVSELHTIQDMLRWAVSRFNAANVYYGHGTDNPWDEAIQLVLPSLYLPLDIPEDMYTSRLITSERQRIVERVIRRVNERIPVAYLTNKAWFCGLEFYVDERVLVPRSPIGELINNYFDEQLPKTPNHILDLCTGSGCIAIACAQAFPEAEVDAVDISSDALAVTEQNIQQHGMEYRVTPIRSDLFRDLPAIRYDLIVTNPPYVDEEDMFDLPQEFRFEPELGLAAGNDGLDLVRRILACAPDYLSDDGVLICEVGNSMVHLIDQYPEIPFTWLEFDNGGDGVFMLTRSQLVDCKAHFSAYRD, encoded by the coding sequence TTGGACAAAATTTTCGTCGATGAGGCCGTCAGTGAACTTCATACCATTCAGGATATGTTGCGCTGGGCTGTCAGCCGGTTTAACGCAGCCAACGTCTATTACGGTCACGGGACGGATAATCCCTGGGATGAAGCGATACAGCTAGTCTTGCCTAGTCTGTATCTGCCGCTCGATATTCCTGAAGATATGTACACGTCCCGTTTGATTACCAGCGAACGGCAGCGCATTGTTGAACGTGTGATCCGCCGCGTCAATGAGCGTATTCCGGTCGCTTATCTGACCAACAAGGCCTGGTTCTGCGGCCTGGAATTCTACGTGGACGAGCGTGTGCTGGTGCCGCGTTCTCCCATCGGTGAGCTGATCAATAATTATTTTGATGAGCAACTGCCAAAAACGCCAAACCATATTCTGGATTTGTGTACTGGCAGCGGCTGTATTGCGATTGCCTGCGCGCAGGCGTTCCCGGAAGCGGAAGTCGATGCGGTAGATATCTCCAGCGATGCGCTGGCGGTAACCGAGCAAAATATTCAGCAGCACGGTATGGAATACCGTGTGACGCCGATTCGTTCTGATCTGTTCCGCGATTTACCAGCGATTCGCTATGATCTAATCGTGACTAATCCACCGTATGTGGATGAAGAAGATATGTTCGATCTGCCGCAGGAGTTCCGTTTCGAGCCTGAGCTGGGGTTGGCGGCGGGCAACGACGGTCTGGATCTGGTTCGCCGTATTCTGGCCTGTGCGCCAGACTATCTTAGCGACGACGGCGTGCTGATTTGCGAAGTGGGCAACAGCATGGTGCACCTGATCGATCAATACCCGGAAATTCCGTTCACCTGGCTGGAATTTGATAACGGCGGTGACGGCGTGTTTATGCTAACGCGGTCACAGCTGGTTGATTGCAAAGCGCATTTCAGCGCTTACCGTGATTAA
- the smrB gene encoding endonuclease SmrB yields the protein MSKKYSLNDDELQLFRTSITGTKKLRQDTYTHKPLRKKPGELPAKRVLQEQVDASFYFSDEFQPQLDAEGPTRYVRPGASHYELKKLRRGDYSPELFLDLHGLTQLQAKQELGALLAACRREHVYCACVMHGHGKHILKQQTPLWLAQHPDVLAFHQAPKEFGGNAALLVLVALEAPSLE from the coding sequence ATGAGTAAAAAATATTCGCTGAATGACGACGAATTGCAGCTTTTTCGCACGTCAATCACTGGCACAAAAAAGTTGCGTCAGGATACTTATACCCACAAACCGCTGCGCAAAAAACCAGGCGAATTACCCGCCAAACGGGTATTGCAGGAGCAGGTTGATGCCAGTTTTTATTTTTCGGATGAATTTCAGCCACAGCTGGATGCAGAAGGCCCGACGCGCTATGTCCGCCCCGGTGCCAGCCATTATGAATTGAAGAAACTCCGTCGGGGAGATTACTCACCGGAGCTGTTTCTGGATTTACACGGCCTGACGCAGCTTCAGGCGAAGCAGGAATTGGGCGCGCTGTTAGCGGCCTGTCGCCGAGAGCATGTTTACTGCGCCTGCGTGATGCACGGGCACGGCAAACATATACTCAAGCAACAAACGCCGCTCTGGCTGGCACAGCACCCTGACGTGCTGGCTTTTCATCAGGCTCCGAAAGAATTTGGCGGGAATGCTGCGCTGCTGGTTTTGGTCGCGCTAGAGGCTCCTTCGCTTGAGTAG
- the sixA gene encoding phosphohistidine phosphatase SixA: protein MQVLIMRHGDAVLDAASDAVRPLSDAGRDESRQMACWLNEQDIDIERVLVSPYLRAQQTLEVVNDVLPLPEEADCLNELTPGGDAQLVSYYLQTLAREGVGAALVVSHLPLVGYLVAELCQNETAPMFATSAIACVKVEAESGHGVLHWQISPAQLSAKS from the coding sequence ATGCAAGTGTTGATAATGCGTCATGGTGATGCGGTACTTGATGCAGCGAGTGATGCCGTTCGGCCATTGAGCGACGCTGGTCGTGATGAATCCCGTCAGATGGCGTGTTGGTTGAACGAGCAAGATATTGATATTGAGCGTGTCCTGGTGAGCCCCTATTTGCGCGCCCAGCAAACGCTTGAGGTAGTAAATGACGTGCTGCCGCTGCCGGAAGAAGCGGATTGTCTGAATGAGCTGACGCCGGGTGGTGATGCCCAGCTTGTCAGCTATTATCTACAAACGTTGGCGAGAGAAGGTGTGGGAGCGGCTCTGGTTGTTTCGCATCTTCCGCTGGTGGGTTATCTGGTTGCTGAATTATGCCAGAATGAAACCGCGCCGATGTTCGCCACCTCTGCTATTGCCTGCGTGAAGGTGGAAGCAGAATCAGGTCATGGCGTTCTGCACTGGCAAATCAGCCCGGCGCAGCTGAGCGCGAAATCCTGA
- a CDS encoding Csu type fimbrial protein → MNSKRITLPILATLFTTFGFSHTASSVTINGQIPVSLTITAACTVNNGGGAGTTWGTIDFGSHSDLTAAIDSQVSSTGGNGITVNCSVGTPATLKIGAGANATASLRTLAPGTGTYNVPYRLYSDSTRSTEIPLSSTTGIAIVATGNPQLVPIYARIQPSDQTVLAPTAGSYTDTVTATIEW, encoded by the coding sequence ATGAATTCTAAGCGTATAACATTGCCTATTCTGGCTACACTTTTCACCACATTCGGCTTTTCCCACACCGCAAGCAGCGTGACGATTAACGGCCAGATCCCCGTATCCTTAACGATTACCGCCGCCTGCACGGTCAATAACGGGGGCGGCGCAGGAACCACATGGGGAACAATCGACTTTGGGTCCCACTCCGACCTGACTGCCGCAATTGATAGTCAGGTTAGCAGCACCGGAGGCAACGGTATTACAGTCAATTGCTCTGTTGGTACGCCCGCAACATTAAAGATAGGTGCTGGTGCCAACGCTACAGCGTCACTACGCACGCTTGCCCCCGGCACCGGAACCTATAACGTGCCTTACCGTTTATACAGTGATTCAACTCGCTCGACAGAAATCCCACTCAGTAGCACCACCGGTATTGCCATTGTTGCAACGGGTAATCCGCAGTTGGTTCCGATCTATGCGCGCATCCAGCCGTCAGACCAGACCGTTCTGGCTCCTACCGCAGGGTCTTATACGGACACCGTCACAGCCACTATCGAATGGTAA
- a CDS encoding Csu type fimbrial protein: protein MRLPSALILSFLLPGSIMPTMTMALTVSSTFDVTATIQKGCVFGTSTLNSQPNMGTLNFGTRSATATNVDIASTSGGGSIVATCTPGTSAIIELSYGANGGSSAQRYLKNAAGTRLLAYQLYRDAARTQVWGTGSLALSIVSFPATTQTYTVYARYFGGTPLPPAGVYTDNVTVSLTY from the coding sequence ATGCGTCTCCCATCGGCATTGATTTTATCATTTCTGCTGCCCGGTTCCATCATGCCCACGATGACGATGGCACTCACCGTGAGCAGCACATTCGATGTCACGGCTACGATACAAAAAGGCTGTGTTTTTGGCACCAGCACACTCAATAGCCAGCCCAATATGGGTACGCTTAACTTTGGGACACGCAGCGCTACGGCGACCAACGTGGATATCGCGAGCACCAGCGGCGGCGGCTCGATTGTTGCCACCTGTACACCAGGGACGAGCGCCATTATTGAACTGAGCTACGGGGCCAATGGCGGCAGCAGCGCACAACGTTATCTGAAAAATGCGGCGGGAACGCGTCTGTTGGCTTATCAGCTTTACCGCGATGCTGCGCGCACACAGGTCTGGGGAACGGGAAGTCTGGCGCTCAGCATTGTCTCTTTTCCCGCGACAACACAAACCTATACCGTTTACGCCCGCTATTTTGGCGGCACACCTCTGCCTCCCGCAGGGGTGTATACCGATAACGTAACCGTCAGCCTGACTTATTAA
- a CDS encoding fimbrial biogenesis chaperone, producing MAFFIRAMIFLLSSFGSFCFAASSILVWPIYQVIESDENSSALWLENKGNAPVGLQIRIMSWKQIDFQDRYAEQRNVIATPPFMTLEPGKRNMIRLIRVNPIPANTEQAYRIIIDEISTPYQKDAPQMGLQFQMRYLLPLFLDGEGIWTHSRPDKRRTNVQPTLPLLSWRISALGGKSYLYVRNRGLVHARLSNVYWSADPSGKGSRIKVTDGFLGYVLPGQEMRWPLPTGISTPGAAMQLFTHLIDITDPILIKRE from the coding sequence ATGGCATTTTTTATTCGGGCAATGATCTTTTTATTAAGCAGTTTCGGTTCATTTTGCTTTGCCGCCAGCTCTATTCTCGTTTGGCCGATTTATCAGGTTATTGAATCGGATGAGAACAGCTCCGCGCTGTGGCTGGAAAACAAAGGTAATGCCCCCGTCGGTTTGCAAATCCGCATCATGTCCTGGAAACAAATAGACTTTCAGGATCGCTATGCCGAACAACGTAACGTGATTGCCACCCCGCCGTTCATGACGCTGGAGCCGGGTAAGCGTAATATGATACGCCTGATTCGCGTCAACCCTATCCCCGCGAATACCGAACAGGCTTATCGCATCATCATTGATGAAATTTCCACGCCTTACCAAAAAGATGCCCCGCAGATGGGTCTGCAATTCCAGATGCGTTATCTGCTGCCTCTATTTCTTGATGGTGAAGGCATCTGGACGCATAGTCGCCCAGATAAACGACGCACCAACGTTCAACCTACGTTGCCCCTACTCAGTTGGCGAATCAGCGCGCTTGGAGGAAAAAGCTATCTGTATGTCCGTAATCGCGGCCTGGTGCACGCCCGTCTGAGTAACGTTTATTGGTCAGCCGACCCGAGCGGAAAAGGAAGCCGGATAAAGGTCACCGACGGCTTTTTAGGTTATGTACTACCGGGGCAGGAGATGCGCTGGCCGTTGCCTACAGGCATATCGACACCGGGTGCGGCGATGCAGCTCTTCACCCATCTGATCGATATCACCGATCCGATTTTGATTAAACGCGAATGA
- a CDS encoding fimbria/pilus outer membrane usher protein produces the protein MKRKTVAFPLLMYAPFALFYSATILAEEYTDLPAPPSAMPSPSESVYYLTLSVNGQSDNTITPVTYRDGNYYVDAVALRQNHVRLSEQSVGQVNISALPDITVEYDQAIQQLQLTVPMHWLPEQSVEGGGQDMSHVPARSSPGLLFNYNLYYTSPRSNSDSLSSWMEQRFFSPYGTLSNSGIYYFTSGNNNSQQDGYQRFDTYWRYNDNERMLTYQVGDLISNSLTWSNSVRMGGLRVARNFGLRPDIVTYPMLQYTGTAAVPSTLDLFINGYKANSTSLNAGPFTLTNTPYLNGAGEATVITTDAQGRQVSTTIPFYVSNSLLREGLSDFDLSVGVLRQDYGVKNNAYTDDPAVSGIYRYGLTNKLTVSAHGEAVQDLYLLGAGADFTVGRWGTLSSSYSQSEKEATGHQYTSGYSYYTSAFGLSFQHAKRSEAYRDLTAVLTEGRLSRESYQATLSSQIFGEGNGSFGVGYFDIRTYDATRTRLLNFSFSRQVWQDSSIYLAVNKSLGENGYSAQLQFVMPFGRNGSINTGIQRDSNGDYSPRVGVNRTAPTEGGLGWNAAYGAGKTPYHQGSLNWRGPYAMLAGGTYGNEGNTTQWGELSGSLISMNGGLFASNRINDAFIVVDTEGYPDVPVKYENQLVGKTNKHGHLLIPWAVSNYPAKVEIDTLQLPANVSTPQVESRVSVKEGSGTVVQFSVNVVRSANIMLRNTDGNPLTIGTWITDEISGDTTISGYEGLAYFANLGTANRLRFTQEDGQRCRVEFSLPESQTMMATVGPLTCQTDPKG, from the coding sequence ATGAAGCGTAAAACCGTTGCCTTCCCCCTACTCATGTACGCTCCATTTGCGCTGTTTTATTCTGCGACGATTCTCGCGGAAGAATATACCGATCTTCCCGCGCCCCCTAGCGCCATGCCCTCACCCAGCGAATCCGTTTATTATTTAACGCTTTCCGTTAACGGACAGAGCGATAACACCATTACCCCTGTGACGTATCGTGACGGAAACTATTATGTAGATGCAGTCGCGCTGCGTCAGAATCACGTTCGCCTGTCGGAGCAAAGCGTGGGACAGGTCAATATCAGCGCTCTGCCAGACATCACCGTCGAGTACGATCAGGCCATACAGCAGCTACAGCTCACCGTACCTATGCACTGGCTCCCCGAGCAGTCCGTCGAAGGCGGAGGACAGGATATGTCGCATGTCCCTGCCCGCAGCAGCCCCGGCCTGTTGTTCAACTATAACCTTTATTACACTTCGCCTCGGAGTAATTCAGATTCGCTCAGCAGTTGGATGGAGCAGCGCTTTTTTAGCCCTTACGGAACCTTATCCAATTCAGGGATCTACTATTTCACATCGGGCAACAATAATTCACAGCAAGATGGCTATCAGCGTTTCGACACCTACTGGCGTTATAACGATAACGAACGCATGCTTACCTATCAGGTTGGCGACCTGATCAGCAATTCCCTGACGTGGAGCAACTCGGTGCGCATGGGTGGCCTGCGTGTCGCCCGCAATTTCGGTCTTCGCCCGGATATCGTGACCTATCCGATGTTGCAATATACTGGTACGGCGGCCGTACCCAGCACGCTGGATCTGTTTATCAACGGCTATAAAGCCAACAGCACCAGCCTGAATGCTGGCCCCTTCACCCTCACGAATACGCCTTACCTCAACGGCGCAGGGGAAGCGACCGTCATCACCACGGATGCGCAGGGGCGGCAAGTTTCCACCACGATCCCCTTTTACGTCTCCAACTCATTACTGAGGGAGGGATTAAGTGATTTCGATCTGTCCGTTGGCGTTTTGCGTCAGGACTATGGCGTAAAGAATAATGCCTATACTGACGATCCTGCCGTTAGCGGCATCTATCGCTACGGGTTGACCAATAAACTGACGGTATCGGCGCATGGCGAAGCGGTACAGGATCTCTATCTGCTCGGCGCAGGGGCGGATTTCACCGTTGGCCGCTGGGGCACGCTGAGTTCGTCCTACAGTCAGAGCGAAAAAGAAGCCACCGGACACCAATACACGTCGGGCTACTCCTACTACACTTCCGCGTTTGGCCTGAGCTTTCAACACGCTAAACGCAGTGAAGCCTACCGCGATTTAACCGCCGTACTCACCGAAGGCCGCCTTAGTCGGGAAAGCTATCAGGCGACGCTCAGCAGCCAAATCTTCGGTGAAGGCAACGGCTCATTCGGCGTGGGGTATTTCGATATCCGTACGTACGATGCAACCCGTACCCGACTGCTGAATTTTTCTTTTAGCCGTCAGGTCTGGCAAGACAGCTCCATTTACCTCGCGGTTAACAAATCACTGGGAGAAAACGGCTACAGCGCCCAGCTCCAGTTCGTGATGCCTTTTGGTAGAAACGGCAGTATCAATACCGGGATTCAGCGCGACAGCAATGGCGATTATTCACCGCGTGTCGGAGTGAACCGTACCGCGCCAACAGAAGGCGGATTAGGTTGGAACGCCGCGTATGGCGCAGGAAAAACCCCTTATCACCAAGGTTCCCTGAACTGGCGCGGCCCTTATGCCATGCTTGCTGGCGGAACCTATGGCAATGAGGGAAATACCACACAGTGGGGAGAACTGAGCGGCTCGCTAATCTCCATGAACGGTGGGCTTTTCGCCAGTAACCGCATTAACGACGCCTTTATTGTGGTCGATACCGAAGGATACCCCGACGTCCCGGTAAAATATGAAAACCAACTGGTGGGAAAAACCAACAAACACGGCCACTTACTCATCCCGTGGGCGGTGTCCAACTACCCCGCAAAAGTGGAAATTGATACGTTACAACTGCCAGCCAACGTCTCCACCCCACAGGTGGAATCCCGCGTGTCGGTCAAAGAAGGCAGTGGGACCGTCGTACAATTCTCGGTTAATGTCGTCCGTTCTGCCAACATCATGTTACGTAATACGGATGGCAATCCGCTCACCATCGGTACCTGGATAACGGACGAAATCAGCGGTGACACCACGATCAGCGGTTACGAAGGTCTGGCCTATTTCGCCAATCTAGGTACCGCTAATCGCTTACGCTTTACACAAGAAGATGGACAACGTTGCCGAGTGGAATTCTCACTGCCGGAATCACAGACCATGATGGCGACCGTCGGCCCACTTACCTGCCAGACTGACCCCAAAGGATGA
- a CDS encoding Csu type fimbrial protein: MLYLITKIPLTFSTNWQAARWLRLAFLLMALYYAPVSYADCTISSPSSTTLGPYASSLVGVNGTPQIVSSGSGFRCTGSILSLASTNTITATIQNDSNPSGTTMRMRRGTSSDYVPYSLCMDSGCATLYNIGSTYTWSRTTLLDLFGLFNSPDGTMPLFIRTSIGNNVAAGSYTDTVTIKWDYSICVVGILGICSYDTGTLISTLHLSMNITNDCQITSAPNISFGTAAFPADFAAVNNSLGVRCTLLGAYTVKLVSTHPDDANWRRMTATVGGTPYYLQYQLYRTGNIAWTETNDYSGTGTGITQSIPYTARINAIQASKPEGAYKDTVTINVTIN; encoded by the coding sequence ATGCTGTATCTGATAACGAAGATTCCTCTCACATTTTCCACCAACTGGCAGGCTGCACGTTGGTTACGTCTGGCTTTCCTGCTGATGGCGCTGTATTACGCGCCTGTTAGCTACGCCGACTGCACGATCTCTTCACCAAGCTCCACCACGTTGGGGCCCTATGCTTCTTCTTTGGTCGGCGTTAACGGTACGCCACAGATCGTGTCATCGGGAAGTGGGTTTCGCTGTACGGGAAGTATATTGAGTTTAGCCAGTACCAATACCATCACTGCCACAATACAAAATGACAGTAACCCCAGTGGTACAACGATGAGAATGCGCAGAGGCACAAGTTCAGATTACGTTCCCTACAGCCTATGTATGGATTCAGGCTGCGCTACACTCTATAACATCGGTTCAACCTACACATGGTCACGCACAACGCTTTTGGATCTGTTCGGCTTGTTTAACTCTCCTGATGGCACCATGCCACTCTTTATTCGAACCAGTATAGGTAACAATGTTGCCGCAGGCAGTTACACGGATACGGTAACCATCAAATGGGATTATAGTATTTGTGTCGTTGGTATATTAGGGATTTGCTCTTACGACACAGGGACGCTGATTTCCACACTCCATCTCAGCATGAACATCACGAATGATTGTCAGATCACCAGTGCGCCAAATATCAGCTTTGGTACGGCGGCGTTCCCCGCAGATTTTGCAGCGGTCAACAACAGCCTCGGGGTTCGCTGTACGCTGCTGGGCGCCTATACCGTCAAGCTCGTCAGCACCCACCCCGATGATGCTAACTGGCGCAGAATGACAGCCACCGTCGGGGGGACGCCTTACTATTTGCAATATCAGCTCTATCGCACGGGAAACATCGCCTGGACCGAGACCAACGATTACAGCGGAACGGGTACAGGGATTACGCAGAGTATCCCGTACACCGCCCGCATTAACGCCATTCAGGCCAGCAAGCCAGAGGGCGCGTATAAAGATACCGTCACGATTAACGTCACGATCAACTAG